From Plasmodium brasilianum strain Bolivian I chromosome 7, whole genome shotgun sequence, the proteins below share one genomic window:
- a CDS encoding SNARE protein gives MNLLAIILTRHVDDVIFLCTATDLNAYSFIKKKAFKEAAFFVARTVPSRIEYNTKEIITHENNTVFAFKYTDNICPIVIATDDYPERVAFYMINEIYMNFTQTIPKEEWSQVKQDNKISFNLNSYFAKYKDPLTCDAIAQTNIKINENIEKVRVTMDALIRNRENLDVLVDKSKDLSTTTKQLFKQSKKLKRRQCCNIM, from the exons ATGAATTTACTAGCTATTATTTTAACAAGACATGTAGATGATGTTATTTTCCTGTGCACCGCGACTGATTTAAACGc ttattcatttattaaaaaaaaagcatttaaAGAGGCCGCCTTTTTTGTAGCCAGAACAGTTCCTTCAAGG ATAGAGTATAAtacaaaagaaattataacgCACGAGAACAACACCGTTTTTGCATTCAAGTACACTGATAATATATGCCCTATAGTAATAGCAACCGATGATTATCCTGAGag AGTAGCCTTTTACATGATTAACGAAATTTACATGAATTTTACTCAAACCATACCTAAAGAAGAATGGTCACAAGTAAAGCAAGACAACAAAATATCTTTTAACTTGAATTCTTATTTTGCTAAATATAAG GACCCCTTAACTTGTGATGCTATAGCTCagacaaatataaaaattaacgaaaatatt gaaaaagtgAGAGTAACCATGGATGCGCTTATCAGGAATAGGGAGAACTTGGACGTTCTTGTTGATAAGAGCAAAGACCTTTCGA cCACGACAAAACAGTTATTTAAGCAAAGCAAAAAGCTTAAAAGAAGACAGTGTTGcaatattatgtaa
- a CDS encoding actin-like protein — MNNEIDEEKILNYSPITKSLYMKLNNPIGPHLNVEHSVPSSEKKKKLNHRLSFSSFSNTTCSDILKLNNYLRIENNILLLTLNNYSFKVGLVNKLDYKLQSLRLPQMEIVEPWRELGYDYPPYKNYDIIEESIYHSFSNIYKINLKNKDLFIPFSSRNSMNDFATIGDILFDTFQVHSIAFKEPSFVSSLIILDELKKKVCASFYKDDNKENPMSYTCRVGCINRGEAEEQVDFTGEGQIYRGEDNQVRSSTDEEVNCCGGDNQVRYAIGEGVKYAEERQTECKSYEEKTCAGKKKDGDKKYSSEWISELKELNLFNFIAVIVNIGSTKCSCTPIINGIPLPDLTNIYYIGGYDIDNQILDEMKKNEMHQKDVSIDIAKVAKDKRVFTPKNKEECAYLSLLYNRNPKNYLINSFELNFNKIFASAVNSTEIFFSQYHLETYLKTESYKNLHKYDLNFNFIFTQTTLPSQIYKTIQACPIDYRKELFRNIYITGGTSIIRGFRERLQNELYELLKNQNFYNKTVINVHVLKRKLLQKYAIYSGAHYFLEHFNYYNYNVTKQDYEEYGESILEKFSLQGKLLY, encoded by the coding sequence atgaacaacGAAATAGATGAAGAGAAAATACTGAATTATAGCCCCATAACGAAAAGTTTGTACATGAAACTAAATAACCCTATAGGTCCTCACCTAAATGTAGAACACTCCGTACCATCTAGcgagaagaagaaaaagttaAATCACAGATTAAGTTTTAGCAGCTTTTCAAATACAACATGCagtgatatattaaaattaaataattatttacgcatagaaaataatatattgttgTTAACCTTGAATAATTATTCATTCAAAGTAGGTTTAGTAAACAAGTTAGACTATAAACTACAAAGTTTGCGATTGCCTCAAATGGAGATAGTAGAACCATGGAGAGAATTAGGGTATGATTACCCAccttataaaaattatgatattattGAAGAATCAATTTATCATTCatttagtaatatatataaaataaatttaaaaaataaagatttatttattccatttaGTAGTAGAAATTCCATGAATGATTTTGCTACCATTGGAGATATTCTATTTGACACATTTCAAGTGCACAGTATTGCGTTTAAGGAACCTTCCTTTGTGTCTTCTCTCATTATATTGGATGAATTGAAAAAGAAGGTTTGTGCTTCTTTCTATAAGGATGATAACAAAGAAAACCCAATGTCTTACACTTGTAGGGTAGGTTGCATCAACAGAGGGGAGGCAGAGGAACAAGTTGATTTCACAGGTGAGGGACAAATATATCGGGGGGAAGACAACCAAGTAAGGAGTTCCACAGATGAGGAGGTAAACTGTTGTGGGGGCGACAACCAAGTAAGATATGCCATAGGAGAGGGGGTAAAATACGCGGAGGAAAGACAAACCGAATGCAAATCATATGAGGAGAAAACCTGTGcagggaaaaaaaaggacggagacaaaaaatattcaagtGAATGGATTTCCGAATTAAAGGAGTTAAATCTATTCAATTTTATTGCTGTTATTGTAAATATTGGAAGCACTAAATGTTCGTGTACACCTATAATAAACGGAATTCCTTTACCTGAtctaacaaatatttattacataggAGGATATGATATAGACAATCAGATATTagatgaaatgaaaaaaaatgaaatgcaTCAAAAGGATGTTTCTATAGATATTGCAAAAGTGGCTAAAGATAAACGTGTGTTCACcccaaaaaataaagaagagtGTGCATATTTATCTCTACTATATAATAGGAatccaaaaaattatttaattaattcgtttgagttaaattttaataaaatatttgcttCAGCTGTTAATTCAacagaaatatttttctcaCAATATCATTTagaaacatatttaaaaacagAGTCATATAAGAATTTACACAAATATGatcttaattttaatttcatttttactcAAACTACTCTACCttcacaaatatataaaacaattcaAGCATGTCCTATTGATTACAGAAAAGAATTgtttagaaatatttatattactgGAGGTACTAGTATTATAAGAGGTTTTAGAGAAAGATTACAAAATGAGCTATATGAACTACTTAAGAAccaaaatttttacaataaaacaGTAATTAATGTACatgttttaaaaaggaaactATTACAGAAATATGCTATATATTCCGGGGCACATTACTTCTTGGAACATTTcaattattacaattacaACGTGACAAAACAGGATTACGAAGAGTACGGAGAAAGTATACTCGAAAAGTTTAGCTTACAGGGGAAATTACTGTATTAG
- a CDS encoding DNA repair protein REV1 produces the protein MDIEYGGSRSFKKYMMKKEEKIPLSYNKKYNAEIGESYDSTKKGSLLFMNCNFYIDDFVSLFSLYNSSSSLELCDDMSSMQETVIHPSEQKQTDYSNESNFYINDANDKTIDRYCTPMKSQDRSSTCYDYEKSDHEKIYYWSIYKKNNTNKEEEIMNKTPIKSTYNETNTINSNTCNNNFDNFMKSYQDVSSCKRNIHASYINKKEQLEILIVQNGGIIHNALTSKVTHIISNNMALGSKKYMDYKKAVKRSKVFIVVDKYIFDCVTFRARLPEQSYIPSLLRYNSHQITEYFSFKGRRSNERKVQIGEEKNQCSEHITAQGQKEQTEQTQSSSPSSTPCERSSSTIDSICKERLIDDNYVHQYNEMNGYSKCKSSVNCDSSVNSWTSASNHVIIYSGKDTLDSGITARGTVASGVASSAITSSGTTVGILSNELKKTRNNYVQNNKHLQILNMQMNYENLKKYIVYNSTEYFKRLQKYYLDKELKENVFTNVSANLHINKNNFEEFCKTYKILDHLSEEEIKWIKHKSELNINIQNVWENDIIHFFFDIALKKRRNYGSSSSSGGSKSMMNPLPRDKNEMNVEEKNKSESNHQDSLHAIHRENIPSEKLIDSVHDYFYNSRLYILGNWNYISRVFFNFEDIKEKDSRKFVYLYIDFDNYFLNASLKSANFLNCKKENLVSEILCVCHSLKKEESYGIISATNYWGKKNRIFKGMIKGEVTKVHKNNIHFIKYDFTNILKSSFLFLLVLINYSKNVRVLSVDESILQLFYENEQDIFLISKQISDDIYNLTNLTVSMGISSDLGLSRKALKFCKKRFLFFDFYHHLSIFIGREQKRKKKWAYNLDSGFHPDFFNKSTPGGDTQGGAISDVEILPRASEEGEDEANNKQNNYEHTSELLNYARIEKLFEEYILFEEERKEILSNANEANEANEANEANERYTEEENNYFLNAIRGKVEKEVDLIFDKFIQLNKDNLEDIINTFFERVTHPISKYFFFYKKNEYYLEILKKLNYLSGDFIYFNIYYFPAHTEPNSSSLDSNKMEVVKNEKKNVDKFDEKRSINISVNYGVRFQKINDFYYLIYFMTKQLYIRLKIKNLKAKSLSVHFFIKEENENVNPIKYLGRGKVIRISTKIKLSHYTNCFFVYFFKIIYSFDVLANNLAELRGVQIVCSDVINHDTHCNHSKKSILYYFNVSTKGGKVSMQESEVVGSGTRCVNGLAREEEKKEQGKGERKGEEKKESIIRKNKKCHDNAHITEERKQGGEEVKKGTMRKPNNLMNHIVSKKNNSGNINKKKSISRSINKKTRKVRISCKPDEKSYINSFRNIRNILSYFLNTSIQRGDNEKNNKIANGRKPPIPFSFENCAHRNIQKKNCTLVKRKRASNAATIPKKIKITKNFKIYDFFPNIIVKKKKENNIRLDDMSKKCINENVIIQTNIFDSIINRKIKKENHVKEEVNCCYLCYMEIREDVMEKQKINHDNDNGNGNDNDNGNGNDGGNNNDSNSNNCKEQCANNIFCYTYISNCLHSINQKNEKFVLYMYIKKIISSYISYFNNAFHNHNCCNKFADQYYLYKFMAYVIDNVCEELHSKRFIDVLHIFLKNFKYIWCLNKKKFPPLLHRTLIKYNVQHQLSS, from the coding sequence ATGGACATCGAATATGGCGGTTCGAggagttttaaaaaatatatgatgaaaaaagaGGAGAAAATCCCCTTATcctataacaaaaaatataatgcagAAATAGGCGAAAGTTATGACAGTACAAAAAAAGGTTCATTGTTATTTATGAACTGTAATTTTTACATTGATGATTTTGTAAGTTTATTTTCTCTATATAactcatcatcatcattagAGTTATGTGATGATATGAGTAGCATGCAAGAGACGGTAATCCATCCGAGTGAACAAAAACAAACAGATTATTCTAATGaatcaaatttttatataaatgatgcTAATGACAAAACTATTGATAGATATTGTACTCCTATGAAGAGTCAGGATAGATCAAGCACTTGTTATGACTATGAGAAAAGCGatcatgaaaaaatatattattggagtatatataaaaagaataacacGAATAAGGAGGAGGAAATAATGAATAAGACACCTATTAAAAGCACATATAACGAAacaaatacaataaataGTAATACATGTAACAAcaattttgataattttatgaaaagttATCAAGACGTTTCTTCTTGTAAACGAAATATACATGCTTcttatattaacaaaaaagagcagttagaaattttaatagtACAAAATGGAGGAATTATACATAATGCATTAACAAGTAAGGTCACACATATCATCAGTAACAACATGGCACTAGgttctaaaaaatatatggacTATAAAAAGGCAGTGAAAAGGTCCAAAGTGTTTATAGTTGtagacaaatatatattcgaTTGTGTTACTTTTAGGGCCCGTTTGCCTGAGCAGTCGTACATACCGTCCCTATTGCGTTATAATTCGCATCAAATAACAGagtatttttcatttaaggGTAGGAGGAGCAATGAGAGGAAAGTGCAAATAGGGGAAGAAAAAAACCAATGCAGTGAACACATAACTGCGCAAGGTCAAAAGGAACAAACGGAACAGACGCAAAGCAGTAGTCCCTCTTCGACCCCTTGCGAGAGGAGCAGCAGTACGATAGATTCAATATGTAAAGAACGGCTAATTGATGATAATTATGTGCATCAGTATAACGAAATGAATGGCTATTCTAAGTGTAAAAGTAGCGTTAACTGTGATAGTTCAGTGAACAGTTGGACTAGTGCGAGCAAtcatgttattatttattcgGGAAAGGACACACTCGATAGTGGCATAACTGCACGTGGAACAGTTGCAAGTGGCGTAGCTTCAAGCGCCATAACTTCAAGCGGCACAACCGTAGGAATACTGAGCAACGAGCTTAAAAAGACAAGAAATAATTATGTGCAAAATAACAaacatttacaaatattaaatatgcaaatgaactatgaaaatttaaaaaagtacatcGTATACAACTCCactgaatattttaaaaggttACAGAAATATTATCTAGACAAAGAATTGAAGGAAAATGTTTTTACAAACGTGTCCgcaaatttacatataaataaaaacaattttgaagaattttgcaaaacatataaaatattagatCATTTAAGTGAGGAAGAAATCAAATGGATTAAACACAAAAGTGAgctaaatataaatatacaaaatgtttgggaaaatgatataattcatttttttttcgacattgctttaaaaaagagaagaaactatggtagtagtagtagtagtggtGGTAGCAAAAGCATGATGAATCCTCTACCGAGagacaaaaatgaaatgaatgtagaggagaaaaataaaagtgagAGCAATCATCAAGATAGTCTACATGCCATTCATAGGGAAAACATACCATCGGAAAAACTCATAGACAGTGTACACGATTACTTCTATAACTCTCGACTATACATTTTAGGTAACTGGAATTACATATCTAgagtattttttaattttgaagaTATTAAGGAAAAGGATAGCAGGAAATTCGTTTATTTATACATCGATtttgataattattttttgaatgcAAGTCTAAAAAGtgcaaattttttgaattgcAAGAAAGAGAATTTGGTGAGCGAAATTTTATGCGTATGTCatagtttaaaaaaagaggaaagtTATGGAATAATAAGTGCTACAAATTATTGGGGAAAGAAGAATCGAATTTTTAAGGGCATGATAAAAGGAGAAGTAACAAAAGTGCACAAgaataatattcattttataaaatacgattttacaaatatattaaagagtAGTTTTCTGTTTCTATTAGTactaataaattattctaaaAATGTTCGAGTACTATCTGTAGATGAGTCTATActtcaattattttatgaaaatgagCAAgacatttttcttatttctaaACAAATATCTGATGATATTTATAACTTAACAAATTTGACTGTCTCCATGGGAATTTCTAGTGACTTGGGTTTATCGAGAAAAGCcctaaaattttgtaaaaagcGCTTTCTCTTTTTCGATTTCTACCATCACTTGAGCATATTCATTGGGAGGGAGCAGAAGCGGAAGAAGAAGTGGGCATACAATCTCGACAGTGGTTTCCATCCCgacttttttaataaaagcaCACCAGGAGGGGACACCCAGGGGGGAGCAATATCAGATGTGGAAATTCTGCCAAGAGCATCAGAAGAAGGGGAAGATGAAGCAAATAACAAGCAGAATAATTATGAGCACACAAGCGAGTTGCTTAACTATGCAagaattgaaaaattatttgaagaATATATCCTTTTTGAAGAAGAAAGGAAAGAAATTTTATCAAATGCAAATGAGGCAAATGAGGCAAATGAGGCAAATGAGGCAAATGAGCGATATACTGAGGAAGAAAATAACTACTTCTTAAATGCTATTAGGGGAAAAGTGGAAAAAGAGGTTGACttaatttttgataaatttattcaattaaataaagataatttaGAAGATATCATAAATACCTTTTTTGAAAGGGTTACACATCCgataagtaaatatttttttttttataaaaagaatgaatATTACTTAGagattttgaaaaaattaaattatttaagtggagattttatttattttaatatatattactttccTGCTCACACGGAACCAAATTCATCATCATTAGATAGTAATAAAATGGAAGtggtaaaaaatgaaaaaaaaaatgtagacaagtttgatgaaaaaagaagtataaaTATTAGTGTAAATTATGGAGTTcgatttcaaaaaataaatgatttttattatcttatatattttatgaccaaacaattatatatacgcttaaaaataaaaaacctCAAGGCGAAAAGTTTAAgcgttcattttttcattaaagaagaaaatgaaaatgtaaatcCTATCAAATATTTAGGAAGAGGAAAGGTTATTAGAATAAGtactaaaattaaattaagtCATTACAcaaattgtttttttgtatacttttttaaaattatatacagtTTTGATGTGTTAGCAAATAATTTAGCTGAGTTAAGAGGTGTTCAAATTGTTTGTTCGGATGTAATAAATCACGATACACATTGTAATCATAGTAAGAAAAGtattttatactattttaatGTGAGCACTAAAGGGGGTAAAGTGAGTATGCAAGAAAGTGAGGTGGTGGGAAGTGGGACGAGATGTGTAAATGGGTTGGCAAGGGAAGAGGAAAAGAAAGAACAAGGGAAAGGGGAAAGGAAAGgggaagagaaaaaagaaagcatcataaggaaaaataaaaaatgtcaTGATAATGCCCATATTACGGAGGAGAGAAAACAAGGGGGAGAGGAAGTTAAAAAAGGAACGATGAGAAAGCCCAACAATCTAATGAACCATATTGTCAGTAAGAAGAATAACAGTGGaaacataaacaaaaaaaaatcaataagtaggagtataaataaaaaaacaagaaaggTACGAATTAGTTGCAAACCAGATGAAAAGAGCTACATTAACAGCTTtagaaatataagaaatatctTGAGctactttttaaatacatcCATACAAAGAGGTGATAATGAGaagaataacaaaatagCTAATGGTAGGAAGCCTCctattcctttttcatttgaaaATTGTGCACATAGAAAtattcaaaagaaaaattgcACTTTGGTGAAGAGAAAACGCGCCTCTAATGCCGCTACCATTCCaaagaagataaaaattacgaaaaattttaaaatttatgattTCTTCCCAAATATTATagtaaagaagaaaaaagaaaacaatatTCGTTTGGACGATATGAGCAAAAAATGcattaatgaaaatgtaataatacaGACAAATATATTCGACAGCataattaatagaaaaataaaaaaagaaaatcatGTTAAGGAAGAAGTAAACTGTTGCTATTTGTGTTACATGGAAATACGTGAAGACGTgatggaaaaacaaaaaataaatcatgataatgataatggtAATGGTAACGATAATGATAATGGTAATGGTAATGATggtggtaataataatgatagtaatagtaataattgtAAAGAGCAGTGCgcaaataacatattttgttatacGTACATTAGCAATTGTTTACATTCAATAAAccagaaaaatgaaaaatttgttttgtatatgtatataaaaaaaataatttcatccTACATTTCTTACTTTAATAACGCATTTCATAATCATAATTGTTGTAACAAATTCGCAGATCAATATTACTTGTACAAATTTATGGCATATGTTATTGACAATGTGTGTGAAGAACTGCACAGCAAAAGATTTATTGATGTTTTGcacatatttttgaaaaatttcaAGTATATCTGGtgcttaaataaaaaaaaatttcctccCTTACTTCATAGGACTCTGATAAAATACAATGTGCAGCATCAGTTAAGttcttga